One Littorina saxatilis isolate snail1 unplaced genomic scaffold, US_GU_Lsax_2.0 scaffold_183, whole genome shotgun sequence DNA segment encodes these proteins:
- the LOC138955824 gene encoding uncharacterized protein, with product MQDFQESFTENIRLDFAVTLQPGKWRPTDSDVCDTHIEDAGDSSPEVEFVPRYDRIAGSRDNYNVFTSNLPGAQNVTIRPASSDKTPAATAGARTVSQSQRDSVGATLPRAGALTVTGLNQAGRNGTTPAPEIGAFSGVQYRAPAPGPTLRWENPHSDPYSVLNVFSGNQRYVKAPGRPDRQSARDRDTHPQSNSTQLKDPKMTSQQVVFGQTLEGHPMITRTTYTRVEATLQDRSQASQPSASGRARATRTNSRM from the exons ATATACGGCTTGATTTTGCTGTGACCCTGCAACCGGGAAAATGGCGTCCAACTGATTCAGATGTATGCG ACACCCACATAGAGGATGCAGGTGACTCCAGCCCCGAGGTGGAGTTTGTTCCGCGCTACGATCGGATCGCAGGCTCTCGTGACAACTACAATGTGTTCACTTCCAACTTGCCAGGTGCTCAGAACGTGACCATTCGGCCAGCCAGTAGCGACAAAACCCCTGCTGCTACGGCGGGGGCCCGAACCGTGTCGCAGTCACAGAGAGACAGCGTTGGCGCCACTTTGCCCAGAGCCGGTGCACTGACTGTTACTGGACTCAATCAG GCAGGGCGTAACGGCACCACACCGGCGCCAGAGATTGGAGCCTTCAGCGGTGTGCAGTACAGGGCTCCTGCCCCCGGCCCCACCCTTCGCTGGGAGAACCCTCACTCTGACCCCTACAGTGTGCTCAATGTCTTCTCCGGGAACCAACGATATGTCAAAG CCCCAGGACGCCCCGACAGACAGAGCGCCCGAGACAGGGACACTCACCCTCAGTCCAACAGCACACAGCTCAAGGATCCTAAAATGACCTCCCAGCAGGTCGTCTTTGGCCAGACGCTCGAAGGTCACCCCATGATAACCCGCACGACTTACACGCGTGTGGAAGCTACGCTGCAAGATCGTAGCCAGGCGTCACAGCCGTCTGCATCAGGCAGGGCAAGAGCCACGAG